One window of Papaver somniferum cultivar HN1 chromosome 9, ASM357369v1, whole genome shotgun sequence genomic DNA carries:
- the LOC113312261 gene encoding uncharacterized protein LOC113312261, which produces MPARNQNQFGQLLQQYLKLSPEVFSGSPPDSEEAEEWLQNAEHVLEHVSNDKGTWVNLITFKFRGPSRDWWSAVMKVEGKTMTWNRFKALFIDMYVPDAARDMKFYELMSLTKSGMSVSDYNDKFTRLSRYGAELKATGEAKTKKFIRGLDPEMRTQLSCLRIRTYEDALNRSLDYEKEMEDQLATRIRKRTQLFSARHDPAKRPMLSAPNQQYFRPSVRPWSMGPASVPPTISPTTRPPAVRPQGRLVRFQQVRPVASTSAGSSSF; this is translated from the coding sequence ATGCCGGCACGAAACCAGAATCAATTTGGACAATTACTTCAACAATATTTGAAACTCTCTCCAGAGGTATTCAGTGGCAGTCCTCCAGATTCCGAGGAGGCGGAAGAATGGTTGCAAAATGCAGAACATGTTTTGGAACATGTATCCAATGATAAAGGTACTTGGGTTAATTTGATTACTTTCAAATTTCGAGGACCATCACGGGATTGGTGGAGTGCAGTAATGAAAGTGGAAGGGAAAACAATGACCTGGAATAGGTTTAAAGCTTTGTTCATAGACATGTATGTACCTGATGCGGCAAGAGATATGAAATTTTATGAGTTAATGTCCTTAACGAAGAGTGGTATGTCCGTTAGTGATTATAATGATAAATTCACAAGATTGTCGCGTTATGGAGCAGAGTTGAAAGCCACCGGTGAGGCTAAAACGAAGAAATTTATCAGGGGATTGGATCCCGAGATGCGAACACAACTTTCATGTTTACGAATCAGGACTTACGAGGATGCTTTAAATCGGTCTCTTGACTATGAAAAGGAAATGGAAGATCAACTTGCAACACGAATTAGAAAAAGGACGCAACTATTTTCAGCAAGACATGATCCAGCAAAACGACCAATGTTATCAGCTCCTAATCAGCAATATTTCAGACCATCAGTAAGACCATGGTCAATGGGGCCAGCATCAGTACCACCTACAATATCACCTACAACACGTCCACCTGCAGTTAGACCTCAAGGGAGATTGGTGCGTTTCCAGCAAGTACGTCCGGTTGCATCAACAAGTGCTGGTTCGAGTTCCTTCTGA
- the LOC113312260 gene encoding uncharacterized protein LOC113312260, translating into MPARNQNQFGQLLQQYLKLSPEVFSGSPPDSEEAEEWLQNAEHVLEHVSNDKGTWVNLITFKFRGPSRDWWSAVMKVEGKTMTWNRFKALFIDMYVPDAARDMKFYELMSLTKSGMSVSDYNDKFTRLSRYGAELKATGEAKTKKFIRGLDPEMRTQLSCLRIRTYEDALNRSLDYEKEMEDQLATRIRKRTQLFSARHDPAKRPMLSAPNQQYFRPSVRPWSMGPASVPPTISPTTRPPAVRPQGRLVRFQQVRPVAPTSAGSSSF; encoded by the coding sequence ATGCCGGCACGAAACCAGAATCAATTTGGACAATTACTTCAACAATATTTGAAACTCTCTCCAGAGGTATTCAGTGGCAGTCCTCCAGATTCCGAGGAGGCGGAAGAATGGTTGCAAAATGCAGAACATGTTTTGGAACATGTATCCAATGATAAAGGTACTTGGGTTAATTTGATTACTTTCAAATTTCGAGGACCATCACGGGATTGGTGGAGTGCAGTAATGAAAGTGGAAGGGAAAACAATGACCTGGAATAGGTTTAAAGCTTTGTTCATAGACATGTATGTACCTGATGCGGCAAGAGATATGAAATTTTATGAGTTAATGTCCTTAACGAAGAGTGGTATGTCCGTTAGTGATTATAATGATAAATTCACAAGATTGTCGCGTTATGGAGCAGAGTTGAAAGCCACCGGTGAGGCTAAAACGAAGAAATTTATCAGGGGATTGGATCCCGAGATGCGAACACAACTTTCATGTTTACGAATCAGGACTTACGAGGATGCTTTAAATCGGTCTCTTGACTATGAAAAGGAAATGGAAGATCAACTTGCAACACGAATTAGAAAAAGGACGCAACTATTTTCAGCAAGACATGATCCAGCAAAACGACCAATGTTATCAGCTCCTAATCAGCAATATTTCAGACCATCAGTAAGACCATGGTCAATGGGGCCAGCATCAGTACCACCTACAATATCACCTACAACACGTCCACCTGCAGTTAGACCTCAAGGGAGATTGGTGCGTTTCCAGCAAGTACGTCCGGTTGCACCAACAAGTGCTGGTTCGAGTTCCTTCTGA